A DNA window from Ostrea edulis chromosome 5, xbOstEdul1.1, whole genome shotgun sequence contains the following coding sequences:
- the LOC130054495 gene encoding uncharacterized protein LOC130054495, which produces MEAQTVAKIVTNEVICRFGCPVTIHSDQGRQYESFLFAEVCKLLQIRKTRTTSYHPQSDGMVERFNKTLATMLSAYVDENHRDWDESLPYVMMAYRASQHESTGYSPNMLMLGREVTTPLEIMFDMPSSWKEVPRNEWVWILKDRMERAHALVRRHAEGAMFRQKHYHDMKMSYEKFKEGDKVVTEVWSVGRQQYSIYCIPTIQLKLRVFRIGLRTVDETVVDAGYMTFPQPIITCWSAGRG; this is translated from the exons ATGGAAGCACAAACAGTTGCTAAAATTGTCACCAATGAAGTAATCTGCAGATTCGGGTGTCCTGTAACTATACATTCAGATCAAGGGAGACAGTACGAGAGTTTTCTTTTTGCCGAGGTATGCAAGCTTCTTCAGATCCGGAAGACACGAACAACATCATATCATCCGCAGTCTGATGGTATGGTGGAACGTTTCAACAAAACACTGGCCACCATGCTAAGTGCCTATGTGGATGAAAACCATCGGGACTGGGATGAAAGCCTTCCATACGTGATGATGGCCTACAGAGCGTCTCAGCATGAATCCACTGGCTATAGTCCAAACATGCTCATGTTAGGTAGGGAGGTCACGACCCCTCTAGAAATCATGTTTGATATGCCATCCTCTTGGAAAGAAGTACCTAGGAATGAATGGGTATGGATCTTAAAAGATCGGATGGAAAGAGCACATGCTTTGGTCAGACGCCATGCAGAGGGCGCAATGTTTAGACAGAAACATTATCACGATATGAAAATGTCGTATGAGAAATTCAAAGAAGGGGATAAA GTGGTGACTGAAGTCTGGTCAGTCGGCAGACAGCAGTACTCAATTTACTGCATTCCTACAATCCAACTGAAATTACGGGTATTCAGAATCGGCCTTCGAACAGTTGATG AGACAGTGGTTGATGCTGGATATATGACTTTTCCTCAGCCCATCATTACCTGCTGGAGTGCTGGTAGAGGCTGA